Proteins from one Bufo gargarizans isolate SCDJY-AF-19 chromosome 8, ASM1485885v1, whole genome shotgun sequence genomic window:
- the ATG9A gene encoding autophagy-related protein 9A, which yields MAVFDTPYQRLEVSYTDSPMGEDDLLVHVPEGSKSPWNHIENLDLFFSRVYNLHQKNGFMCMLIGEMFELLQFIFVVSFTTFLVSCVDYDILFANKMVNHSQSENNKVTLPDAFLPPGVCRDRIQENLFLMVLLVIAGVFWIHRLIKFIYNVCCYWEIYNFYIQALRIPMADLPYYTWEEIQSRIVQIQKEHQICIHKKELSELDVSHRILRFKNYMVAMVNKNLLPLQHRLPLLGDTVFYTRGLKYNFQLIFFWGPGCLFQNEWSLKPEYKRAGVRLELAEKLSQRILWIGLANLVLCPLVLVWQILYAFFSYTEVLRREPGSLGARCWSLYGRCYLRHFNELDHQLQARLSRAYKPASKYMNCFLSPLLAVAAKHLGFLAGSILAVLIALTVYDEDVLAVEHVLSAVTLLGVVVTVCRSFIPDQHLVFCPEQLLRVILAHIHYMPDHWQRSAHRAETRGEFAKLFQYKVVFILEELLSPLLTPLVLIFRLRPKSLEIIDFFRNFTVEVVGVGDTCSFAQMDVRQHGNPAWMSAGKTEASVYQQAEDGKTELSLMHFAITNPRWQPPRECSAFLTHLRERVQKDSGVSTPKNPPGPGHHLHFSGLSMQSDSEPHSLMANMFHVMSPSAMPPQTDVLCSPHVSAVSEVASALRSLSPQQSGHVAQNQSGLEFRNSSFGSSLWEGPMTSGPLSEYASMEMSLHALYMHELHQQHTRMMPGRHIWHRQESDESGESVSGDGLINTTSNIPTSASCPSPTTLLREDRMPPFSAHRFSASTDFGSVQRPASNLARQPMGGWSEDTQSAHHPETVPEEGSEDELPPQTHKV from the exons ATGGCGGTATTCGACACCCCCTACCAGAGGCTGGAGGTCTCGTACACAGACTCGCCTATGGGGGAGGATGACCTCTTGGTGCATGTGCCAGAGGGGAGTAAAT CTCCATGGAATCACATTGAGAACCTTGATCTCTTCTTCTCCAGA GTATACAACCTGCACCAGAAGAATGGATTCATGTGCATGCTGATCGGAGAGATGTTCGAGTTGTT GCAGTTCATCTTCGTTGTCAGTTTCACCACCTTCCTGGTGAGTTGCGTGGATTATGACATCCTTTTTGCAAACAAGATGGTGAATCACAGTCAGAGCGAAAACAACAAAGTGACGCTGCCAGATGCCTTCCTGCCCCCTGGAGTCTGCAGGGACCG AATTCAGGAGAACTTGTTCCTCATGGTCCTCCTGGTCATCGCTGGTGTCTTCTGGATCCACAGACTCATCAAGTTTATCTATAATGTCTGCTGCTACTGGGAGATCTACAACTTTTACATCCAAGCACTGCGTATCCCTATG GCAGATCTCCCTTATTACACCTGGGAAGAAATCCAGAGCAGAATCGTTCAGATCCAGAAAGAGCACCAGATCTGCATCCACAAGAAGGAGTTGTCAGAACTGGACGTGTCTCATAGAATTTTGCGCTTTAAGAACTACATGGTCGCCATGGTCAACAAGAACCTTCTGCCGCTCCAGCACCGGCTCCCTCTGCTGGGCGATACAGTCTTCTACACCCGTGGCCTCAAGTACAACTTTCAGCTCATTTTCTTCTGGGGTCCCGGATGCCTCTTCCAGAATGAGTGGAGTTTAAAGCCCGAGTACAAGCGAGCAGGAGTGCGCCTGGAGCTAGCGGAGAAGCTGTCTCAGCGCATTCTCTGGATAGGGCTCGCCAACTTGGTGCTTTGTCCGCTTGTCCTCGTCTGGCAGATCCTCTATGCCTTCTTCAGCTACACAGAAGTTTTGCGCCGAGAACCTGGGAGCCTTGGGGCAAGATGCTGGTCCCTGTATGGACGCTGCTATCTGCGGCACTTCAATGAGCTGGATCATCAGCTGCAGGCGAGGCTGAGCCGAGCGTACAAGCCAGCCAGCAAATACATGAACTGCTTCCTCTCCCCGCTCCTGGCGGTGGCTGCTAAACACTTGGGGTTCCTGGCGGGTTCCATCCTTGCGGTGCTTATAGCACTTACCGTCTATGATGAAGACGTGCTGGCGGTAGAACACGTGCTGAGCGCTGTTACACTACTGGGAGTGGTGGTGACTGTCTGCAG GTCGTTCATCCCAGACCAGCACTTGGTTTTCTGTCCGGAGCAGCTTCTTAGGGTCATCCTGGCTCATATTCACTACATGCCCGACCACTGGCAGCGCAGCGCCCACCGAGCCGAGACTCGAGGAGAATTTGCAAAACTTTTCCAGTACAAAGTG GTCTTCATTCTGGAGGAGCTCCTGAGTCCACTGCTGACGCCCCTGGTACTAATATTCCGGCTGCGTCCAAAGTCTTTGGAGATCATTGACTTTTTCCGAAACTTCACAGTTGAAGTGGTGGGAGTCGGGGACACCTGTTCTTTTGCGCAAATGGACGTCCGTCAGCACGGCAATCCTGCG TGGATGTCTGCCGGCAAGACCGAAGCTTCAGTTTACCAGCAGGCAGAGGATGGAAAGACTGAACTGTCACTTATGCACTTCGCCATCACCAATCCCCGCTGGCAGCCTCCCCGAGAATGTTCCGCGTTCCTGACGCATCTGCGAGAACGAGTCCAGAAAGATAGCGGCGTATCGACACCGAAAAACCCCCCTGGACCAGGACATCACCTGCACTTCTCCGGGTTATCAATGCAGTCCGACTCCGAG CCGCACAGTCTGATGGCGAACATGTTCCACGTGATGTCCCCTTCAGCAATGCCTCCGCAGACGGATGTTCTCTGTTCTCCACACGTCTCTGCTGTGTCAGAGGTGGCATCGGCTCTGCGTTCCCTTTCACCGCAGCAGTCCGGTCACGTGGCTCAAAACCAGAGCGG CCTTGAGTTTAGAAACAGCAGCTTTGGGAGCAGTTTGTGGGAGGGCCCTATGACCAGCGGGCCCCTGTCCGAATACGCCTCCATGGAGATGAGCCTGCACGCATTGTACATGCATGAA TTACATCAGCAGCACACTCGGATGATGCCGGGCCGGCACATATGGCACAGGCAGGAGAGCGATGAGAGTGGAGAGAGTGTGTCAGGGGATGGACTTATTAACACTACATCCAACATACCCACCTCTGCCAGCTGCCCGTCACCCACTACTCTGCTCAGAGAGGATAGGATGCCGCCATTCAGTGCACACAGGTTCAGTGCCAGCACAG ACTTTGGATCAGTTCAGAGACCCGCATCTAACTTAGCCCGGCAGCCCATGGGTGGATGGAGCGAAGACACTCAAAGTGCCCATCACCCAGAAACTGTGCCAGAGGAAGGGTCTGAAGATGAGCTACCACCTCAGACTCATAAG GTGTAA